A portion of the Bacillus thuringiensis genome contains these proteins:
- the lpdA gene encoding dihydrolipoyl dehydrogenase — MGKLVVIGGGPAGYVAAITAAQNGKDVTLIDEADLGGTCLNVGCMPTKSLLESAEVHDIVRKANAYGVTINTENISIDWDQIQARKSQIVMQLVQGIQYLMKKNKIKVVKGKAKFETDHRVRVVQENKEELIDGESFIIAAGSKPTELPFAPFDGKWILNSSHAMSLESVPSSLLIVGGGVIGCEFASIYSRLGTKVSIVEMAPQLIPGEDEDIANTLREKLEKDGVKIFTGAVLKGLNNYKKQASFEYEGITHEVTPEFVLVSVGRKPRVQQLGLEKAGVQFSNKGIAVNEHMQTNISHIYAAGDVIGGIQLAHVAFHEGTTAALHASGEDVKVNYRAVPRCIYTTPEIASVGLSEKGAREQYDDILIGEFPFTANGKALILGEQVGKVKVIVEPKYQEIVGISIIGPHATELIGQGTVMIHTEVTADIMRDYIAAHPTLSEAIHEALMQAVGHAVHA, encoded by the coding sequence ATGGGTAAATTAGTTGTTATTGGGGGCGGACCTGCTGGCTATGTAGCAGCGATTACCGCGGCTCAAAATGGCAAAGATGTCACTCTTATTGATGAAGCTGACCTTGGTGGAACATGTTTAAATGTTGGGTGTATGCCGACGAAATCACTGTTAGAAAGTGCTGAAGTACATGACATTGTGAGAAAAGCGAATGCTTATGGAGTTACGATTAATACAGAAAATATCTCAATTGATTGGGATCAAATACAGGCGAGGAAATCACAAATCGTAATGCAACTTGTCCAAGGAATACAATATTTAATGAAGAAAAATAAAATTAAAGTTGTAAAAGGAAAAGCGAAATTCGAAACGGATCATCGTGTGCGAGTTGTACAAGAAAATAAAGAAGAATTAATCGATGGAGAGAGCTTTATTATCGCAGCTGGTTCCAAGCCTACAGAATTACCATTCGCTCCGTTCGATGGAAAATGGATTTTAAATAGTAGCCATGCAATGTCTCTTGAGAGTGTACCATCTTCATTGTTAATCGTTGGCGGTGGTGTAATAGGATGCGAGTTTGCAAGTATTTATAGTAGACTTGGCACAAAAGTATCGATAGTTGAGATGGCACCGCAATTAATACCTGGTGAAGATGAAGATATCGCGAATACTTTAAGAGAGAAATTAGAAAAAGATGGGGTGAAAATTTTTACGGGAGCAGTTTTAAAAGGTTTAAATAACTATAAGAAGCAAGCTTCATTTGAATACGAGGGAATTACTCACGAAGTAACTCCAGAATTTGTTCTTGTTTCTGTAGGAAGAAAACCACGAGTGCAACAATTAGGATTAGAAAAGGCAGGAGTTCAGTTTTCAAATAAAGGGATTGCTGTGAATGAACATATGCAAACGAACATATCGCATATTTACGCAGCTGGTGATGTGATCGGTGGAATTCAGCTTGCTCACGTTGCCTTCCATGAAGGAACGACAGCAGCATTACACGCAAGCGGAGAAGACGTGAAAGTAAATTATCGCGCTGTACCCCGTTGTATATACACAACTCCAGAAATAGCTAGTGTCGGGTTAAGTGAAAAAGGTGCAAGAGAACAATATGATGATATTCTCATCGGAGAATTTCCTTTTACAGCGAACGGAAAAGCTCTTATTTTAGGAGAACAAGTAGGTAAAGTAAAAGTCATTGTAGAACCTAAATACCAAGAAATTGTAGGGATTTCTATTATCGGTCCTCATGCAACTGAACTTATTGGTCAAGGAACCGTAATGATTCATACAGAAGTTACCGCTGATATAATGAGAGATTATATTGCAGCACACCCTACTTTATCAGAAGCAATTCATGAAGCGTTAATGCAAGCGGTAGGACATGCTGTACATGCTTAA
- a CDS encoding dihydrolipoamide acetyltransferase family protein, which translates to MAVEVVMPKLGMAMKEGIITSWNIKVGDNVAKGELIASINSEKIETEIEAPADGTVLDIAVSEDEGVPPGTVICYIGKPNEKVEMQESTHVVEEKTSNIEVQNVQNQEANGKEVSKQRIKISPVAKKIAKSENLNIKALVGTGPGRRITKADVLKALEVRVNVPEISEQEESKAIPVTGMRKAIANRMHASLQNSAQLTLTMKVDVTDLVALHKEITEVVQKRYDNKLTITDFVSRAVVLVLGEHKEMNSAYIDDAIHQFEHVHLGMAVALEKGLVVPAIRFANNLSLVELSKEIKNVAQQARAGSLSSDDMHGTTFTISNLGSFGIEYFTPVLNTPETGILGVGAIEHVPVYKGEKLKKGSMLPLSLTFDHRVLDGAPAAAFLRTIKHYLEEPITILL; encoded by the coding sequence ATGGCTGTAGAAGTTGTAATGCCGAAGTTAGGTATGGCGATGAAAGAAGGTATTATTACGAGCTGGAATATTAAAGTAGGCGATAATGTAGCAAAAGGAGAACTGATCGCTAGTATTAACTCAGAAAAAATTGAAACAGAAATTGAAGCGCCAGCTGATGGTACGGTACTTGATATAGCTGTAAGTGAAGATGAAGGAGTACCGCCTGGTACTGTAATTTGCTACATCGGTAAACCGAATGAAAAAGTAGAAATGCAGGAAAGCACACATGTTGTAGAAGAAAAAACATCTAATATAGAAGTACAAAATGTACAAAATCAAGAAGCAAATGGGAAAGAAGTATCGAAGCAAAGAATTAAAATTTCACCTGTAGCGAAGAAAATTGCAAAGTCTGAAAATCTGAATATCAAGGCATTAGTTGGTACAGGTCCTGGCAGAAGGATTACAAAGGCAGATGTATTAAAAGCACTTGAGGTAAGAGTAAACGTTCCGGAAATATCTGAACAAGAAGAAAGTAAAGCGATTCCTGTTACTGGTATGCGTAAAGCAATCGCAAATCGTATGCACGCAAGCTTACAAAATAGTGCACAATTAACGTTAACGATGAAAGTAGATGTAACAGATTTAGTTGCTTTACATAAAGAAATAACGGAAGTTGTACAAAAAAGATATGATAATAAATTAACCATTACGGATTTCGTCTCGCGTGCTGTTGTATTAGTACTTGGAGAGCATAAAGAAATGAACAGCGCTTATATAGATGATGCAATTCATCAATTTGAACATGTGCATTTAGGCATGGCAGTCGCATTAGAAAAAGGGTTAGTCGTTCCAGCTATTCGCTTTGCAAATAATTTATCTTTAGTAGAGTTGTCTAAAGAGATTAAGAATGTGGCACAACAGGCACGAGCAGGTAGCTTAAGTAGTGATGATATGCACGGAACGACATTTACAATTAGTAATTTAGGTAGCTTTGGTATTGAATATTTTACGCCGGTATTAAATACACCTGAAACTGGTATTTTAGGTGTAGGTGCAATTGAACATGTTCCTGTATATAAAGGGGAAAAATTGAAAAAAGGTAGTATGTTACCTTTAAGTTTAACATTCGATCATCGTGTACTAGACGGTGCACCAGCAGCTGCATTTTTACGCACAATTAAACATTATTTAGAAGAACCTATAACAATTCTTTTATAA
- the acoB gene encoding acetoin:2,6-dichlorophenolindophenol oxidoreductase subunit beta — MTRTVSMSTAINEAMKISMRRDENVILIGEDVAGGAQVDHLQDDEAWGGVLGVTKGLVQEFGRNRILDTPISEAGYMGAAMAAAATGLRPIAELMFNDFIGSCLDQVLNQGAKFRYMFGGKAKVPVTVRTMHGAGFSAAAQHSQSLYALFTSIPGIKVVVPSTPYDAKGLLLAAIEDDDPVIFFEDKTLYNMKGEVPEGYYTIPLGKADIKREGSDVTIVAIGKQVHTALAAAKQLSKKGIEVEVIDPRSLSPLDEDTILSSVEKTNRLIVIDEANPRCSIATDIAAIVADKGFDLLDAPIKRITAPHTPVPFSPPLEKLYLPTPEKVIETVSEMIGDQSLLHV, encoded by the coding sequence ATGACTAGAACAGTAAGTATGTCAACTGCAATTAATGAAGCGATGAAAATCTCAATGCGTCGTGATGAAAATGTAATTTTAATAGGTGAAGATGTTGCAGGCGGTGCACAAGTTGATCATCTGCAAGATGATGAAGCTTGGGGTGGTGTTCTTGGTGTTACGAAAGGACTTGTACAAGAGTTTGGCCGAAATCGTATATTGGATACACCAATTTCTGAAGCGGGTTATATGGGAGCTGCGATGGCAGCTGCAGCAACTGGGTTACGTCCGATAGCTGAATTAATGTTTAATGATTTTATCGGTAGTTGTCTTGATCAAGTATTAAACCAAGGTGCGAAATTCCGTTATATGTTTGGAGGTAAAGCAAAAGTACCCGTTACAGTACGTACGATGCATGGCGCTGGTTTTAGTGCAGCAGCTCAACATTCACAAAGTTTGTACGCATTATTTACGAGCATACCAGGTATTAAAGTTGTTGTTCCTTCCACACCGTATGATGCAAAAGGCTTATTATTAGCGGCAATTGAAGATGATGATCCAGTAATCTTCTTTGAGGATAAAACACTTTACAATATGAAAGGTGAAGTGCCAGAAGGATACTATACAATTCCATTAGGAAAAGCAGATATTAAACGGGAAGGTTCTGATGTAACAATTGTCGCAATCGGAAAGCAAGTTCATACAGCGCTTGCAGCTGCAAAGCAATTATCGAAAAAGGGGATTGAAGTAGAAGTAATTGATCCACGATCTTTATCACCGCTTGATGAAGATACTATTTTATCATCTGTTGAAAAAACAAATCGTCTTATCGTCATTGACGAAGCGAATCCTAGATGTAGTATCGCAACAGATATTGCGGCAATTGTAGCGGATAAAGGTTTTGATTTGTTAGATGCACCTATTAAACGAATTACAGCACCACATACACCTGTTCCGTTCTCACCACCACTTGAAAAGTTGTATTTGCCAACGCCAGAAAAAGTAATTGAAACTGTATCAGAAATGATCGGAGACCAATCTTTATTACATGTGTAA